The Gadus macrocephalus chromosome 13, ASM3116895v1 genome includes a window with the following:
- the LOC132470156 gene encoding plexin-A2-like yields the protein MCSRRDRCPRADEAFRFATTIERCVQVIAHPDSIAVSSHSVPLLLEVNNVPDLSAGITCSFGQQAQAEGHVNGNRVMCLSPDSREVPRIPEGQDWSGVELRLNSKETGQMVASTEVKFYNCSVHHTCLSCVNSTFHCHWCKYRNLCTHAPSSCSFLEGRVNASEDCPQLLDSGQILIPAGEVRPITLRARNLPQPQSGQRGYECVVQVQGSSQRVTALRFNSTSVQCQNSSYIYEGGKISDLAVGLSIVWNGNFIIDNPAKIKVNLYKCSAQRDSCGMCLRADRKFQCGWCSGEGRCTMKQHCPPLSPHASRWMDQSARNIKCTNPRITEVSPVAGPTEGGTMVTIQGLNLGLSFSELQGNVEVAGVACTPQEEGYITAEQIVCEMAPAPQRSPPGPVQLCVGECRPELRALSSQIYSFVTPSMLALTPARGPESGGTKVTSWGRTWGLAALFSSASGIRLVSCTGGPLQR from the exons AT GTGTTCCAGGAGGGATCGCTGTCCGAGAGCCGATGAGGCGTTCCGGTTCGCCACCACCATTGAGCGCTGCGTCCAGGTCATCGCTCACCCGGACAGCATCGCCGTGTCCAGTCACAGCGTGCCC CTGCTGCTTGAGGTGAATAATGTTCCGGATCTTTCTGCGGGCATCACCTGCTCCTTCGGCCAGCAGGCGCAGGCTGAGGGCCACGTCAACGGCAACCGGGTGATGTGTCTCTCCCCCGACAGCAGAGAGGTCCCACGGATCCCCGAGGGACAGG ACTGGTCGGGGGTGGAACTGCGTCTCAACTCCAAGGAGACAGGTCAAATGGTCgccagcactgaggtcaagtttTACAACTGCAGCGTCCATCACAC GTGTCTCTCCTGTGTGAACAGCACCTTCCACTGCCACTGGTGTAAATATCGCAACCTGTGCACCCACGCACCCAGCAGCTGCTCCTTCCTGGAGGGACGGGTCAACGCCTCAGAG GACTGTCCTCAGCTGCTGGACTCGGGTCAGATCCTGATCCCGGCGGGCGAGGTCCGGCCCATCACTCTGCGGGCCCGGAACCTTCCCCAGCCGCAGTCGGGCCAGCGCGGCTACGAGTGCGTGGTGCAGGTGCAGGGCTCCAGCCAGAGAGTCACCGCGCTGCGCTTCAACAGCACCAGCGTGCAGTGCCAGAACAGCTCG tacATATACGAGGGTGGTAAGATCAGCGACCTGGCGGTGGGCCTTTCCATCGTGTGGAACGGCAACTTCATCATCGACAACCCCGCCAAGATCAAAG TGAACCTGTACAAGTGCAGTGCCCAGCGGGACAGCTGCGGCATGTGTCTGCGCGCGGACAGGAAGTTCCAGTGCGGCTGGTGCAGCGGCGAGGGCCGGTGCACCATGAAGCAGCACTGCCCACCGCTGTCCCCTCACGCCAGCCGCTGGATGGACCAATCCGCCCGCAACATCAAGTGCACCAACCCGCGCATCACAGAG gTGAGCCCCGTGGCTGGGCCAACGGAGGGCGGCACCATGGTCACCATCCAGGGCCTGAACCTGGGCCTGTCCTTCTCAGAGCTCCAGGGCAACGTGGAGGTGGCCGGGGTGGCGTGCACCCCCCAGGAGGAGGGATACATCACGGCCGAGCA GATAGTGTGTGAGATGGCCCCGGCCCCCCAGCGCAGCCCCCCAGGTCCGGTCCAGCTCTGTGTGGGGGAGTGCAGACCAGAGCTCCGAGCTCTGTCCTCACAGATCTACTCTTTCGTG ACCCCCTCCATGCTGGCGCTCACCCCAGCCAGGGGGCCCGAGTCTGGGGGAACCAAAGTCACCTCGTGGGGGAGAACCTGGGGGCTGGCAGCTCTGTTCTCATCCGCTTCGGGAATCAGACTTGTGAGCTGTACAG GAGGACCACTTCAGAGATAG